The following coding sequences are from one Diadema setosum chromosome 9, eeDiaSeto1, whole genome shotgun sequence window:
- the LOC140233237 gene encoding uncharacterized protein, giving the protein MTDSQRRKLPALNSVDKRKLMGHVRDVNEVLDTIDTTCITDTDALLYAAAKVVTEDLGFKVHSKQKVNKTEPWWKRRLEGQITEMRAAISKLTESEKRHCKKIRGLSQIEKRYNVKEKGRTVVIEELKQRVTAKAAKVKRYQQRVTQFRQNKLFKTNQERLYEELSGTRNPQEEHPDPVECQQFWGKIWGNPVEHNKDAQWLKDVKRQLKHVEKQENIFIDTQKVKKQLSKMPNWKAAGPDAVHGFWIKHFTAVHERIAKQLQLALESGEVPHWMTTGRTVLIMKDKSKGNVASNYRPITCLNMMWKLMTGIIANEMYCFIERKDLFPVEQKGGRRGCRGTKDQLLIDKMVMRNSKRRRTNLCVAWIDYKKAYDMVPHSWIDECLQMFGLADNIRALLTNSMKAWCTTLTSNGKDLGQVRIQRGIFQGDSLSPLLFVISLIPLTSVLRNVSAGYDLGGNHGSLNHLLFMDDLKLFCKDEKQCDKLVQTVRLVSKDIGMDFGINKCATLVMKRGRRVKTLNTWAVAVLRYTGGVVEWTKAELAGMDRKTRKMLSIYKTHQMSADVDRLYLPRKEGGRGLVSASDCVEMEQISLNNYINSSEEKLLRAVLVESGNNVNAIDPLTFKSQKRTERSAKWREKQLHGQFCRETENISSNDTWLWLKKGELKKETEGLIIAAQEQALAVNKCSESQDTEERCGCHMQDMPRKRRDSATYRMWL; this is encoded by the exons ATGACAGATTCTCAAAGAAGAAAGCTACCAGCTCTCAATTCAGTAGACAAACGCAAGCTGATGGGACATGTTAGGGACGTTAACGAAGTATTGGACACCATCGATACCACATGCATAACAGACACAGACGCTCTACTTTATGCTGCAGCCAAAGTTGTAACTGAAGATCTTGGATTTAAAGTGCATTCTAAGCAGAAAGTTAATAAAACTGAGCCATGGTGGAAAAGACGGCTGGAGGGACAAATAACGGAGATGAGGGCTGCTATAAGTAAACTGACTGAGAGCGAAAAGAGGCACTGTAAGAAAATCAGAGGACTATCTCAAATTGAGAAAAGGTACAACGTAAAAGAAAAAGGGAGGACTGTCGTCATTGAAGAGCTCAAGCAGCGTGTGACGGCGAAGGCTGCCAAGGTAAAACGATACCAGCAACGTGTAACGCAATTCAGAcagaacaaactcttcaagacGAACCAGGAGAGATTATATGAGGAATTGAGTGGTACTAGAAATCCCCAGGAGGAACATCCAGACCCAGTCGAATGTCAACAATTCTGGGGTAAGATTTGGGGTAATCCAGTTGAACACAACAAGGATGCACAATGGCTAAAAGATGTCAAGAGACAGCTCAAGCATGTCGAGAAACAAGAAAACATCTTCATTGATACACAAAAAGTGAAGAAACAACTGAGCAAAATGCCGAACTGGAAAGCAGCAGGACCAGACGCAGTGCATGGATtttggatcaaacatttcacgGCAGTCCATGAGAGAATAGCAAAGCAACTACAGCTTGCTCTAGAGAGCGGGGAGGTTCCCCACTGGATGACCACAGGCAGGACGGTCCTCATCATGAAGGACAAATCCAAAGGTAATGTTGCCTCAAATTACAGACCCATAACTTGTTTAaacatgatgtggaagttaATGACTGGCATCATAGCGAATGAGATGTATTGCTTCATTGAAAGGAAGGACTTATTCCCTGTCGAACAAAAAGGTGGGCGGCGAGGGTGCAGAGGAACTAAAGACCAACTACTAATTGACAAAATGGTGATGAGAAATTCCAAGAGAAGGAGGACCAACCTGTGTGTAGCCTGGATCGATTATAAGAAGGCTTATGATATGGTGCCTCATTCGTGGATCGATGAATGCTTGCAAATGTTCGGACTTGCAGATAACATCCGAGCTTTACTGACAAATTCTATGAAGGCATGGTGCACAACCCTCACATCGAATGGCAAAGATCTTGGTCAGGTGAGAATACAACGAGGAATATTCCAAGGGGACTCACTGTCACCTCTCCTCTTCGTTATATCACTCATTCCACTTACAAGCGTTCTGCGAAATGTATCGGCCGGTTATGACCTCGGAGGAAATCATGGCTCCCTCAATCATCTGCTGTTCATGGACGACCTTAAGCTCTTTTGTAAAGACGAGAAGCAGTGCGACAAGCTAGTTCAAACGGTTCGTCTGGTCAGCAAAGACATCGGCATGGACTTCGGCATCAACAAGTGCGCTACCCTGGTTATGAAGAGAGGGAGACGAGTGAAGA CTCTAAACACCTGGGCGGTAGCAGTTTTGAGATACACAGGAGGAGTGGTCGAATGGACGAAGGCGGAACTGGCTGGTATGGATCGGAAGACAAGAAAGATGCTCTCGATCTACAAAACCCACCAAATGAGTGCTGATGTCGACAGGTTGTACCTGCCAAGGAAAGAAGGAGGCCGAGGGCTCGTGAGTGCGTCAGATTGCGTTGAAATGGAGCAAATCAGCCTCAACAATTACATAAACAGCAGTGAGGAAAAACTCCTTCGAGCCGTTCTGGTTGAAAGTGGAAATAATGTAAACGCCATTGATCCACTTACTTTCAAAAGCCAGAAACGAACAGAAAGATCTGCAAAGTGGAGAGAAAAGCAGCTGCACGGGCAGTTTTGCAGAGAGACGGAGAACATCAGCAGTAATGACACATGGTTATGGCTGAAGAAAGGAGAACTGAAGAAGGAGACAGAAGGACTGATCATCGCTGCCCAAGAGCAAGCACTAGCTGTCAACAAATGCTCTGAAAGCCAAGATACAGAAGAGAGATGTGGATGCCACATGCAGGATATGCCGAGAAAGAGACGAGACAGTGCAACATATCGTATGTGGCTGTAG